In Archaeoglobaceae archaeon, the sequence AAGGTAGACTTTGCGATCCTTCCAGAGGAGAATTGCTGTGGAAACGACGTAAGGGCTTTGGGGGAGCAGGGGCTGTTTGGAATGCTTAAGGAGGACAACATGAGAAGATTTGAGACTTTTGGGGTAAATAAGGTCATAACGATTTCCCCTCACTGTTATAACGCCTTTAAGAATTACTACGGGATTGAAGCTTACCACATAACCGAGATCCTCCTGAATAAGGTGCGAAATGCAGAGCTTAGGTTTTCAAAGCCCTTTGAAGGGCTTGTGACTTATCACGACTCTTGCTATCTTTCAAGATACAACAAGCTTATTTCTGAGCCGAGAGAATTGCTTAAAGCAGTTCCGGGAGTAGAATTTGTCGAAATGCAGAGAAATAAGGAGCTTTCGCTTTGCTGTGGTGGTGGAAGCGGTGGAATCGTCAGAGATTTCGTCTGGAAACCCTCTGCACAGAGAATTCAGGAGGCACTATTAACTGGGGCGAGCTATTTGGCGGTATCGTGCCCATTCTGCCTTGTAATGCTCGAAGATTCTGCAAAGGCAAAAAAAGCTGAGATAAAAGTTCTTGATTTGATCGAAATTCTCTACGACTCAGTCTTTTGAGCTTCTTCGCTCTTAGTCTCCTCAGTCTTCTTCACTTCTTCAGCCTTCTTCTCAAACTTCTCAACGATTTGAATTTCCTTCAAGTTAAGAAGTCTGAAGGCATCTCTGACAACTCTGTAGCGTCCTAAAAGGAAGAGCTGATTCAGGTAAGCTTCATTTGAAACCTCAACTGTTGCTTTTTCGCCATCAACAGCCAAATTCTTCACTTCTAAACCAGTGTGAATCACAAAGAGAGCTTTAAGCTTATCTTCCAACTTTTCAAGTTTTTCTTTGATCTCATATTCAAAGACTACGTTTTTCCCAGCAAGTGGGTGGTTGAAGTCCACAACTACTCTGCGTCCCACTATTCTCTCAACGGTTCCAATTTTGTCACCAATTCTAACTCTCTGCCCAACCTCGGGCTTCTCTTTGAACTTTGTTATGCTAAAGGAGTCTTTTTTGTTTGGATCGTATTCTCCGAAGGCTTTTGCTGGCGGGATCTTTACTTCTCCTCTGTATCCCACTTCTTTGCCAACAAGATCCTCATCCAGACCCTTTAGCACGTGCCCTTCGCCAACCACTGCGTAAATGTCTCCATATCTTGTGTTTTCGTTGAATATTCCGCTCTCCTTAGCTACTTCTGCACTCGTTGTGTCTATAACCTCTCCAGTTTCGAGCTTTGCGGTGTAGCTGAGCCTAATGAAATCACCATTTGAGATCATGCGATCACCTTTTCTATGCGGTCTTGGAAGGTATATATTACTTCTCTTGTGTTTCTTTGGTTTACAAAGGAGATAGCCAATTAATATCCGAATGATTAATCAAAGCTCATAGATTTGACTTCATTTTTGAGCTTTTCGCTCTCTTTTCAAAGCATTCGTTAGAAACTCGATAAAAAGATCGGGATTCGATGGAGAGATCACGATGCTAATTCCCTTCTTCTTTCTTATTTCGACTATGTTTCCAATAGAAGTTGTGAACCTTAAACCTTTGTATGCAAA encodes:
- a CDS encoding peptidylprolyl isomerase; translated protein: MISNGDFIRLSYTAKLETGEVIDTTSAEVAKESGIFNENTRYGDIYAVVGEGHVLKGLDEDLVGKEVGYRGEVKIPPAKAFGEYDPNKKDSFSITKFKEKPEVGQRVRIGDKIGTVERIVGRRVVVDFNHPLAGKNVVFEYEIKEKLEKLEDKLKALFVIHTGLEVKNLAVDGEKATVEVSNEAYLNQLFLLGRYRVVRDAFRLLNLKEIQIVEKFEKKAEEVKKTEETKSEEAQKTES
- a CDS encoding (Fe-S)-binding protein, giving the protein MLSTCIQCGVCSSSCSMRYNMNLRRAIARFLNKQDFWSNELWNCTNCLICQQRCPRGIKLVDFIINSRSEVIEKGSIPKELRQMLENIQKFRNPFGAVKRPNFDAKIAEKGNFEYLFFIGCSAYDQRVQKVVEKAIELLKASKVDFAILPEENCCGNDVRALGEQGLFGMLKEDNMRRFETFGVNKVITISPHCYNAFKNYYGIEAYHITEILLNKVRNAELRFSKPFEGLVTYHDSCYLSRYNKLISEPRELLKAVPGVEFVEMQRNKELSLCCGGGSGGIVRDFVWKPSAQRIQEALLTGASYLAVSCPFCLVMLEDSAKAKKAEIKVLDLIEILYDSVF